One window of the Oligoflexia bacterium genome contains the following:
- a CDS encoding beta-ketoacyl-ACP synthase III codes for MQSKISGVGKYVPPRVVKNQELEALMNTSDEWIRQRTGIEERRWAEPGTSTSSMAFEAAKEALIDAGKTADDVDCIVFATVSPDFCFPGCGVILQKLLTPNRTIPAIDIRNQCAGFLYSLSVADAWIKTGVYKCILVVGSEVHSTGLNKTPAGRDISVLFGDGAGAVVVEPTHNANEGIILTKLHSEGQNAEKLWCHRPSSADYPRLNINEQIIDESFYPHMDGKFVFKNAVTRMCEVLAEACAEAKINLKDIDFVIAHQANLRINQMVMQQLEMPPEKTINTLQKYGNTTAGTIPITMEEAQTHKLLKKGDLVALVAFGSGFTWGATLLRWAK; via the coding sequence ATGCAATCAAAAATCAGTGGCGTTGGAAAATACGTTCCTCCGCGGGTGGTTAAAAATCAAGAACTTGAAGCACTCATGAACACATCTGATGAGTGGATCCGTCAGCGTACCGGAATAGAAGAAAGACGTTGGGCCGAACCCGGAACATCCACTTCAAGTATGGCTTTTGAAGCTGCAAAAGAAGCACTCATCGATGCCGGAAAAACTGCAGATGATGTTGATTGCATTGTGTTTGCTACTGTAAGTCCTGATTTTTGTTTTCCTGGATGCGGCGTTATTCTTCAAAAACTTCTTACACCAAATCGCACTATTCCTGCGATTGATATTCGAAATCAATGCGCCGGATTTCTTTACAGCCTTTCCGTTGCTGATGCATGGATAAAAACGGGTGTTTATAAATGCATCCTTGTTGTTGGAAGCGAAGTTCATAGCACAGGTCTTAATAAAACACCTGCAGGTCGTGATATCAGCGTACTCTTTGGTGATGGCGCAGGAGCTGTAGTCGTAGAACCTACTCACAATGCCAACGAAGGCATTATTCTTACAAAACTACATAGTGAAGGCCAAAATGCAGAAAAACTTTGGTGCCACAGACCTTCAAGTGCCGATTATCCACGATTAAACATAAATGAACAAATCATTGATGAATCTTTTTACCCACACATGGATGGAAAATTTGTTTTTAAAAATGCTGTTACACGCATGTGCGAAGTATTAGCTGAAGCCTGCGCTGAAGCTAAAATTAATCTGAAAGATATTGATTTTGTAATTGCTCATCAAGCCAATTTGAGAATCAATCAAATGGTGATGCAGCAACTTGAAATGCCCCCTGAAAAAACAATTAACACCTTACAAAAATACGGCAACACCACTGCGGGTACGATACCTATCACCATGGAAGAAGCTCAAACACATAAGCTGTTAAAAAAGGGAGATCTCGTAGCTCTGGTGGCTTTTGGTTCAGGATTCACATGGGGCGCAACGCTACTAAGGTGGGCGAAGTAA
- a CDS encoding MBL fold metallo-hydrolase, with product MLKVKLWGVRGSLPTPIEPEFLVDRFKKVLEEFTHSEHMGDKNIQKFLDSIPRYRLQGFGGHTSCVQVMTDKQQVIIDAGSGIRALGQQLLQGPCGLGKGEIHILFTHFHWDHIIGLPFFAPLFIPGNKIHVYAVQHDLEDAFRTVFRKPFFPVPYEQLGAEIIYHRIEPRKPQQLGDITYTAYQLDHPDPCWGFKIEHGKKTFSYCTDTEGTRVSRKEMGDDLPLYQNLDLLVFDAQYTVLELTEKINWGHSTAIIGLDLAMRESIKKVLFVHHDPAESDEKIAIAEKQAREYYNQVLEAAKETKTKINEVEWSFAHEGMIISI from the coding sequence ATGCTCAAAGTAAAGCTTTGGGGAGTCCGTGGATCTTTACCAACACCTATTGAGCCGGAGTTCTTAGTTGACCGGTTCAAGAAAGTTTTGGAAGAATTCACCCATTCAGAACACATGGGTGATAAAAATATCCAAAAGTTTTTGGATTCTATTCCCCGCTACAGATTACAAGGTTTTGGTGGCCATACCTCTTGTGTGCAGGTCATGACTGATAAACAACAAGTCATTATCGACGCGGGGAGTGGTATTCGCGCATTGGGCCAACAACTTTTGCAAGGCCCTTGCGGGTTAGGCAAAGGCGAAATTCACATTTTGTTTACCCATTTTCATTGGGATCATATTATTGGTTTGCCCTTTTTCGCCCCACTTTTTATTCCCGGAAATAAAATACATGTTTACGCTGTTCAACATGATCTTGAAGATGCGTTTAGAACAGTTTTTAGAAAACCTTTTTTTCCGGTTCCATATGAACAATTAGGTGCAGAAATAATTTATCACCGTATTGAGCCACGTAAGCCTCAGCAATTAGGAGACATCACTTACACGGCTTATCAATTAGACCACCCAGACCCGTGTTGGGGATTTAAAATCGAACATGGTAAAAAAACTTTTTCTTACTGCACTGATACTGAAGGTACACGGGTGAGCAGAAAAGAAATGGGTGATGATTTGCCGTTGTACCAAAATCTTGATCTTTTGGTATTTGATGCTCAGTACACGGTTTTAGAATTAACTGAAAAAATTAATTGGGGGCATTCAACTGCCATCATTGGTCTTGATCTGGCCATGCGTGAATCTATTAAGAAGGTGCTCTTTGTTCATCACGATCCAGCCGAAAGTGATGAAAAAATAGCCATCGCTGAAAAACAGGCGCGAGAATATTACAATCAAGTTTTAGAAGCTGCGAAAGAAACGAAAACAAAAATCAATGAAGTGGAGTGGTCATTTGCTCATGAAGGAATGATCATTAGTATTTAA
- the iscX gene encoding Fe-S cluster assembly protein IscX, whose amino-acid sequence MGLRWTDFEDIGIVLKNKYPELKPLNVSTIDIHRFVIELPDFEDDPKKTSPGILESIQMAWAEEYRS is encoded by the coding sequence ATGGGTTTACGGTGGACCGATTTTGAAGACATCGGAATTGTTCTTAAAAATAAATACCCTGAACTTAAACCTCTTAATGTCAGCACAATTGATATTCATCGTTTTGTAATAGAACTTCCCGATTTTGAAGATGATCCTAAAAAAACGAGTCCTGGAATTTTGGAATCTATTCAGATGGCTTGGGCAGAAGAGTATCGTTCTTAA
- the erpA gene encoding iron-sulfur cluster insertion protein ErpA, with product MIKITEKAATEISRLVQKETSPDSFLRVQVVGGGCSGMSYKLAFDNVKTDGDKIFEDHGVKVVVDPKSYLFIAGTTLDFSDGLQGTGFNFSNPNAKKSCGCGSSFSA from the coding sequence ATGATTAAAATTACTGAAAAAGCCGCTACCGAAATTAGCCGCTTGGTTCAAAAAGAAACCTCACCTGATTCTTTTTTACGTGTTCAAGTGGTGGGTGGCGGATGCTCTGGAATGTCTTATAAATTAGCATTTGATAATGTAAAAACCGATGGCGATAAAATTTTTGAAGATCACGGCGTAAAAGTAGTAGTTGATCCTAAAAGTTATCTCTTTATTGCTGGCACAACACTTGACTTCTCTGACGGACTTCAAGGCACAGGTTTTAACTTTTCAAATCCGAACGCTAAAAAAAGCTGCGGTTGCGGAAGTTCTTTCTCAGCCTAA
- a CDS encoding cysteine desulfurase family protein, with translation MSRPIYLDYQATTPLDPEVFEIMKPYFLSEFGNPSSKSHVYGWNAEKAVEKARTQVAKLINSDSREIIFTSGATESNNLAIIGYALANKALGNHIVTTSVEHKAVLDSCKFLETQGFMITVLPVDSYGKLNIQDLTEAITDKTILVSVIFANNEIGTINDLYEIADFVKSKNIIFHTDATQALGKLSFNVKDLKADLISFSAHKIYGPKGIGALYVRKQNPRIKLAPLIHGGGHEQGLRSGTLNVPGIVGFGAACESAEKNQTTELLRIENLRVKLKSHLELKLDGLIFNGHPTDRLPHNLSVSFLNVPSEILIRNLTQVAISPGSACATASVTPSHVLKAIGLSDDAAMSTIRLSLGRFTTENEVLKAAQHIVNTVKVLGDSSPLYVSLKKYDNRGSYETQV, from the coding sequence ATGTCTAGGCCCATATATCTAGATTATCAAGCCACCACTCCCCTTGATCCTGAAGTTTTTGAAATAATGAAACCATATTTTTTAAGTGAATTTGGAAACCCCTCTAGCAAATCACATGTGTACGGTTGGAATGCTGAAAAAGCTGTAGAAAAAGCTAGAACTCAAGTTGCAAAACTTATCAATAGTGACTCTCGCGAAATCATCTTCACCAGCGGTGCTACGGAAAGTAATAACCTAGCTATTATAGGCTATGCACTTGCAAATAAAGCATTAGGCAATCACATCGTCACAACAAGTGTTGAACACAAAGCAGTTTTAGATTCGTGTAAGTTTCTTGAGACTCAAGGATTTATGATTACTGTTTTGCCCGTAGATTCTTATGGAAAATTAAATATTCAAGACCTCACTGAGGCCATCACCGATAAAACGATTCTTGTTTCAGTAATTTTTGCTAACAACGAAATTGGAACAATTAATGATCTTTATGAAATCGCAGATTTTGTTAAATCAAAAAATATTATATTCCACACCGATGCAACCCAAGCACTTGGAAAACTCTCATTCAATGTAAAAGATCTCAAAGCGGATTTGATTTCATTTTCAGCCCATAAAATTTATGGTCCCAAAGGAATCGGGGCACTGTATGTGCGAAAACAAAATCCACGTATCAAACTCGCCCCCTTGATACACGGCGGAGGACACGAACAGGGCTTACGCTCGGGCACACTTAATGTCCCCGGAATCGTGGGTTTTGGTGCAGCTTGTGAAAGTGCTGAGAAAAATCAGACTACTGAATTATTAAGAATCGAAAATTTAAGAGTAAAACTTAAATCCCATTTAGAACTGAAATTAGATGGCCTCATTTTTAACGGACACCCCACTGATAGACTTCCACACAACCTAAGCGTCAGTTTTTTAAATGTGCCTAGTGAAATTCTGATTCGAAATCTAACTCAAGTTGCGATTAGCCCAGGTTCTGCCTGCGCAACAGCTTCTGTGACTCCGAGCCATGTTTTAAAAGCAATAGGGCTCTCAGATGATGCAGCCATGAGCACCATTAGATTAAGTTTGGGGCGATTTACCACCGAAAATGAGGTTCTAAAAGCTGCACAACATATTGTTAACACAGTGAAAGTGCTGGGTGACTCATCACCCCTTTACGTGAGCTTAAAAAAATACGATAATAGAGGTAGTTATGAGACACAAGTTTAG
- a CDS encoding Rrf2 family transcriptional regulator: MLRINKVSEYGILALGFIGRQPKAVSARQISEGLHLPYEITAKTLQRLKEAGFVSSTKGAHGGYKLAQTLSEISFAQVVGAIEGTVALMDCARDSQDDQCKRMGICEIQSGMQTLNLRIRSLLEETKLDTLMRPQ; encoded by the coding sequence ATGTTACGTATAAATAAAGTTTCAGAATACGGAATTCTTGCACTTGGATTTATTGGGCGACAACCTAAAGCAGTTAGCGCTCGTCAAATTTCAGAGGGCTTACACTTGCCCTATGAAATCACGGCTAAAACACTTCAGCGTCTCAAAGAAGCCGGTTTTGTTTCAAGCACCAAAGGTGCTCACGGCGGATACAAATTAGCTCAAACACTTTCTGAAATTAGTTTCGCACAAGTAGTGGGCGCCATTGAAGGTACGGTGGCACTCATGGATTGCGCGAGAGATTCTCAAGATGATCAATGCAAGCGCATGGGAATTTGTGAAATACAATCTGGAATGCAAACACTAAATCTTCGCATTCGTTCACTGCTTGAAGAAACAAAACTCGATACGTTAATGAGACCACAATAA
- a CDS encoding vitamin B12-dependent ribonucleotide reductase has protein sequence MENTSSQASQRKSATTNAKTQTKNTKTAAEAGLDFKPMFVPKGADPYEMVIWEKRASKISDAGGGSVFEMNDVMVPSTWSQLATDIAVSKYFRKAGVPITGSEKSVKQLVFRVANTIRKGGEKLGGYFKTSEDADNFEKELTYLLLTQRAAFNSPVWFNCGLFHQYGIQGSSGNYRWDFTTNQVVETQNAYEFPQCSACFIQSVSDDLMSIFDLAKSEARIFKYGSGTGTNFSKIRGHQEKLSGGGQSSGLMSFLEVLDRGAGATKSGGTTRRAAKMVTLDIDHPEIEDFINWKVREEKKVQVMVNAGYSSDFNGEAYKTVAGQNSNNSVRLSDEFMQAVADDKEWSTTFRTNGEVCKTYKARDLWKQVCFAAWKCADPGVQFDTTINNWHTSSATDRINGSNPCSEYMFLDDTACNLSSINLVKYLKEDGTFDVQKYQETCRILITAQEILVDFSSYPTKRIAQNSHDYRPLGLGFANLGTLLMIKGIPYDSPEALAWSGALTAIMTGSGYKGSSEMAKAKSPFPGYERNKKPMMKVMRQHREAAYKISDKYAPEYLVKAARQDWDDVVELGDQYGFRNAQATVLAPTGTIGLLMDCDTTGIEPDFALVKFKKLAGGGYFKIVNQSVTMALRTLGYAEAEVDAIVKYAVGTNTLQGAPHISRETLAAKGFISQDIQKIEKALIAAFDINSAIAPWVIGEESMKRLGIDAEKMKKPGESILKELGFSHTQIDEANQVVCGRMTVEGAPNLRQEHLAVFDCANKCGPHGQRFIAPMAHIRMMGAAQPFLSGAISKTVNLPPEAKVEDIEECYMEGWKLGLKAIAVYRDGSKISQPLNSSGSKGDTIAKEDAEKMVAQAVDAALKQTQSALGAGKRRKLPKKRHGFTVEARVGGHQVYLRTGEYDDGKLGEIFIDMHKEGATFRSLLNCFAIATSLGLQYGVPLEEFVEKLTFTRFEPQGVVDHPNIKQATSIIDYIFRVLGMEYTGQTDFLHVPPNADQELAMHRPARIPIQMDMSVGMIAPQAMHDAQTMTKASMDHLKADIMKADAIKAEKPGPAAGASARVLSAHLQTMMGDAPFCTSCGHTTVRNGACYKCLNCGNSMGCS, from the coding sequence ATGGAAAATACATCATCACAGGCATCTCAAAGGAAGAGCGCAACAACGAATGCTAAAACACAGACAAAAAACACAAAGACTGCCGCAGAAGCGGGTTTAGATTTTAAGCCAATGTTTGTACCTAAAGGTGCAGATCCTTATGAAATGGTCATTTGGGAAAAACGCGCCAGCAAAATCTCTGATGCTGGAGGGGGAAGCGTTTTTGAAATGAACGATGTTATGGTTCCATCTACATGGAGCCAGTTGGCGACAGATATTGCGGTTTCAAAATATTTCAGAAAAGCCGGCGTTCCAATCACCGGTAGTGAAAAAAGTGTTAAGCAATTGGTTTTTCGCGTAGCCAACACAATTCGCAAAGGTGGGGAAAAACTTGGCGGTTATTTTAAAACGTCAGAAGATGCAGATAATTTCGAAAAAGAATTAACATATCTCCTTCTTACTCAGAGAGCTGCTTTTAATAGTCCTGTATGGTTTAACTGCGGTTTATTTCATCAGTATGGAATACAAGGCTCTTCAGGTAACTACCGTTGGGATTTTACCACAAATCAAGTTGTAGAAACTCAAAATGCCTATGAATTTCCTCAGTGTTCTGCTTGTTTTATTCAAAGTGTTTCTGATGATCTTATGAGCATTTTTGATCTTGCGAAAAGTGAAGCAAGAATTTTTAAGTATGGTTCAGGCACAGGAACAAATTTCAGTAAGATTCGCGGTCATCAAGAAAAACTCAGCGGTGGCGGCCAGTCATCAGGTCTTATGAGCTTTCTTGAAGTTTTAGACCGTGGCGCTGGTGCTACAAAATCAGGCGGTACTACACGCCGTGCTGCTAAGATGGTAACTCTTGATATTGATCATCCTGAAATTGAAGACTTCATTAACTGGAAAGTGCGCGAAGAGAAAAAAGTGCAGGTCATGGTTAATGCGGGTTACTCAAGTGATTTTAACGGCGAAGCTTATAAAACTGTTGCCGGGCAAAACAGCAATAACTCAGTTCGCTTAAGTGATGAGTTCATGCAAGCTGTTGCCGATGATAAAGAGTGGAGCACAACATTTCGCACCAATGGCGAAGTTTGCAAGACCTATAAAGCCCGTGATCTCTGGAAGCAGGTTTGTTTTGCTGCTTGGAAGTGCGCTGACCCAGGTGTGCAATTTGATACAACAATAAATAACTGGCACACAAGTTCTGCCACTGATCGCATCAATGGTAGTAATCCATGTTCTGAGTATATGTTTCTTGATGATACGGCTTGTAATCTCTCAAGTATTAATCTTGTGAAGTATTTAAAAGAAGATGGAACCTTCGACGTTCAAAAATACCAAGAAACTTGTCGCATCTTAATCACTGCACAAGAGATCTTGGTTGATTTCTCATCATATCCTACAAAACGAATTGCTCAGAATAGTCATGACTATCGTCCTTTGGGTCTTGGTTTTGCCAATCTTGGCACACTTCTCATGATTAAGGGCATTCCTTATGACAGTCCTGAAGCGCTTGCATGGTCTGGTGCACTTACTGCGATCATGACCGGAAGTGGCTATAAAGGTTCAAGCGAAATGGCAAAAGCGAAATCGCCGTTTCCAGGGTACGAACGCAATAAAAAACCGATGATGAAAGTTATGCGTCAGCACAGAGAAGCTGCGTATAAGATTTCTGATAAATATGCTCCTGAATATTTAGTAAAAGCTGCAAGACAAGATTGGGATGATGTTGTTGAGCTTGGCGATCAGTATGGTTTTAGAAATGCTCAAGCCACTGTTCTTGCTCCCACAGGGACTATCGGTCTTCTTATGGATTGCGACACCACTGGTATCGAGCCTGATTTTGCACTGGTGAAATTTAAAAAATTAGCTGGTGGCGGGTATTTTAAAATCGTTAACCAATCAGTGACTATGGCTTTAAGAACTCTCGGTTATGCAGAAGCCGAAGTAGACGCCATCGTAAAATACGCTGTTGGAACAAACACCCTTCAAGGTGCACCTCACATCAGCCGTGAGACTTTGGCAGCAAAAGGTTTTATTTCTCAAGATATTCAAAAAATAGAGAAAGCACTCATTGCTGCATTCGATATCAATTCAGCAATTGCACCGTGGGTAATTGGTGAAGAGAGCATGAAACGTCTTGGTATCGATGCTGAGAAAATGAAAAAACCTGGTGAAAGTATTCTAAAAGAACTTGGGTTTTCACACACTCAAATCGATGAAGCCAATCAAGTAGTGTGTGGTCGCATGACAGTAGAGGGTGCGCCGAATTTAAGACAAGAACATTTAGCCGTGTTTGATTGCGCAAATAAGTGTGGTCCTCATGGTCAAAGATTTATTGCTCCCATGGCTCATATTCGAATGATGGGTGCGGCTCAACCGTTTTTGAGTGGTGCAATCAGTAAGACAGTTAATCTTCCACCTGAAGCTAAGGTTGAAGACATTGAAGAATGTTATATGGAAGGTTGGAAGCTTGGTCTAAAAGCCATCGCTGTTTATCGTGACGGAAGTAAGATCAGTCAACCCCTGAACTCATCTGGTAGTAAAGGCGATACGATCGCTAAAGAAGATGCAGAAAAAATGGTAGCACAAGCTGTAGATGCAGCACTTAAGCAAACACAAAGTGCTTTGGGTGCAGGTAAGCGTCGTAAGCTTCCCAAAAAACGTCACGGCTTTACTGTTGAGGCGCGTGTGGGTGGGCATCAAGTTTATCTGCGCACCGGTGAGTATGATGACGGCAAATTGGGCGAAATCTTTATTGATATGCATAAAGAGGGCGCAACATTTAGAAGTTTATTAAATTGTTTTGCCATCGCGACTTCACTTGGTTTGCAATATGGAGTTCCACTTGAAGAATTCGTCGAAAAGTTGACCTTCACACGCTTTGAACCTCAAGGTGTGGTTGATCATCCGAACATCAAGCAAGCCACTTCTATTATTGATTACATCTTTAGAGTTTTGGGTATGGAATACACCGGGCAAACAGATTTCTTGCACGTCCCACCCAATGCCGATCAAGAATTAGCTATGCACAGACCAGCTCGCATTCCGATTCAAATGGATATGAGTGTTGGGATGATCGCACCTCAAGCGATGCACGATGCCCAGACAATGACAAAGGCATCAATGGATCACTTGAAGGCTGACATCATGAAAGCTGATGCAATCAAAGCTGAAAAACCTGGCCCCGCGGCGGGAGCTTCGGCTCGAGTTTTAAGTGCGCATCTTCAAACCATGATGGGTGATGCGCCCTTTTGCACAAGCTGTGGACATACAACCGTAAGAAACGGTGCTTGTTACAAGTGCTTGAATTGCGGCAACAGCATGGGTTGTTCATAA